In the genome of Populus trichocarpa isolate Nisqually-1 chromosome 6, P.trichocarpa_v4.1, whole genome shotgun sequence, one region contains:
- the LOC18099857 gene encoding OVARIAN TUMOR DOMAIN-containing deubiquitinating enzyme 4 isoform X1, with the protein MIVCSAINTCVKNVVHLSGRVQQMGSTILNVVSRGQSTSRCFSLYPSRSRSNYSRLSVSKTFSCPSISFHTLHRNCFGSDSIKQRYNLVSLTVKGVVNSGGPLKRQFNISLPSQNMALRFSVSKRGLLAKIKGNVGSVSCSQRHTTTGIFFGLLVCYSSSEPTHAESATRKNKEEDICNSSDIKFSHGKEVYTDYSIIGVPGDGRCLFRSVAHGACLRFGKRAPSESLQRELADDLRSKVADEFIKRREDTEWFIEGNFDSYVSQMRKPHVWGGEPELLMASHVLKMPITVYMHDKNARGLISIAEYGQEYGVENPIRVIYNGFGHYDALQFSWNQRR; encoded by the exons ATGATTGTTTGCTCTGCTATCAATACATGTGTGAAGAATGTTGTCCACCTGAGTGGCCGTGTTCAACAAATGGGCAGCACTATTTTGAATGTGGTGTCTAGGGGACAATCCACTTCCCGCTGTTTTTCTTTGTACCCTAGTCGTTCCAGATCAAATTATTCTCGTTTGTCTGTCTCAAAGACATTCTCTTGTCCATCAATTAGCTTTCACACGTTGCATAGAAACTGTTTTGGATCCGACTCAATCAAGCAAAGGTATAATTTGGTATCATTAACTGTAAAAGGTGTAGTTAATTCTGGAGGTCCTCTGAAGAGACAATTCAATATTTCATTGCCAAGCCAAAACATGGCTCTGAGGTTTTCAGTTTCGAAACGAGGACTGCTCGCCAAAATCAAGGGTAATGTGGGATCTGTTTCTTGTTCACAAAGACATACCACCACTGGTATATTTTTTGGTCTTCTGGTTTGTTATTCAAGTTCTGAGCCAACACATGCTGAATCAGCTACTCGGAAGAACAAAGAAGAGGACATTTGCAATTCATCAGATATTAAATTCTCACATGGGAAGGAAGTCTACACTGACTATTCCATTATTG GAGTACCAGGAGATGGTAGATGTCTGTTCCGTTCCGTGGCTCATGGGGCTTGTTTACGGTTTGGGAAACGAGCTCCAAGTGAAAGCCTTCAGAGAGAATTAGCAGATGACTTGCGTTCtaaa GTTGCTGATGAGTTTATCAAGAGAAGGGAAGATACAGAATG GTTTATAGAAGGCAATTTTGACTCCTATGTGTCACAAATGAGGAAGCCACATGTGTGGGGTGGTGAGCCTGAGTTGTTAATGGCTTCACATGTTCTCAA GATGCCAATCACTGTGTACATGCACGACAAGAATGCGAGGGGCTTGATATCCATTGCAGAGTATGGTCAGGAGTATGGGGTGGAAAATCCAATTAGAGTTATATATAATGGATTTGGTCATTATGATGCCTTGCAATTTTCCTGGAACCAGAGGCGGTAA
- the LOC18099858 gene encoding receptor protein kinase-like protein ZAR1: MKMSLIPFKVTAFLVTITFTNLRFLSLSLNTDGLALLALKAAITTDPTDTLASWTETDPTPCHWHGITCINHRVTSLSLPNKNLIGYIPSELGLLDSLTRLTLSRNNFSKLIPLHLFNASTLRFLDLSHNSLSGPIPAKIESLQALTHLDLSSNCLNGSLPASLIKLKSLTGTLNLSYNSFSGEIPGSYGFFPVMLGLDLRHNNLSGKVPLVGSLVNQGPTAFAGNPSLCGFPLQTPCPEAVNITISDNPENPKGPNPVFIPGSVENVKIKTESIAVPLISGVSVVIGVVSVSAWLYRKKWWANEGKVGKEKIDKSDNNEVTFKEEGQDGKFLVIDEGFNLELEDLLRASASVVGKSRTGIVYKVVVGGRGSGTVVPMVVAVRRLSEDDATWKLKEFESEVEAIGRVHHPNIARLRAYYYAHDEKLLVSDFIRNGSLYSALHGGPSNTLPVLSWAARLKIAQGTARGLMYIHEHSPRKHVHGNLKSTKILLDDELQPYISSFGLARLVSSGSKFTTSASKKLYLNQTISSATGLKISAPYNVYLAPEARVSGRKFTQKCDVYSFGIVLMELLTGRLPDARPENDGKGLDSLVRNMFREERPLSEIIDPALLSEVHAERHVVAVFHIALNCTELDPELRPRMRTVSENLDCIKLH, encoded by the exons atgaaaatgtcaCTAATCCCTTTCAAAGTCACAGCCTTTCTCGTTACAATCACCTTCACCAACCTTCGATTTCTCTCCTTGTCTCTTAACACTGATGGTCTAGCTCTCCTAGCCCTCAAAGCCGCAATCACAACTGATCCAACCGACACTCTAGCTTCCTGGACCGAAACTGACCCAACCCCGTGTCACTGGCATGGTATCACTTGCATTAACCACAGAGTCACCTCTCTTTCGCTCCCTAACAAAAACCTCATTGGCTACATTCCTTCTGAACTTGGCCTTCTCGACTCACTAACTCGACTCACTCTCTCTCGCAACAACTTCTCTAAACTCATACCTTTACACCTCTTCAATGCATCAACTCTCCGCTTTCTTGATTTGTCTCACAATTCTCTGTCAGGTCCAATTCCTGCCAAGATTGAATCTTTGCAAGCCTTAACCCACTTGGATTTATCTTCTAATTGTCTTAACGGGTCTCTCCCTGCATCTTTGATTAAGCTAAAAAGCTTAACTGGGACTTTAAATTTGTCTTACAATTCGTTTTCTGGGGAGATTCCAGGGTCTTATGGGTTTTTTCCTGTAATGTTGGGTTTAGATTTAAGACACAATAATCTTAGTGGCAAAGTGCCTTTAGTTGGGTCATTAGTGAACCAGGGGCCAACTGCATTTGCTGGAAACCCAAGTCTTTGTGGTTTTCCTTTACAAACTCCATGTCCTGAAGCTGTTAATATCACGATTAGTGATAATCCTGAGAACCCAAAAGGCCCAAATCCTGTTTTTATCCCTGGGAGTGTTGAGAACGTGAAAATCAAAACAGAGTCGATAGCAGTTCCCTTAATTTCGGGCGTTTCGGTGGTGATCGGTGTTGTTTCGGTATCAGCGTGGCTGTATCGAAAGAAATGGTGGGCTAATGAGGGTAAAgtgggaaaagaaaagatagacaAGAGTGACAATAATGAGGTTACTTTTAAAGAGGAGGGGCAGGATGGTAAATTTCTGGTGATCGATGAAGGGTTTAATTTGGAATTAGAGGATTTGTTGAGGGCATCTGCTTCTGTGGTGGGGAAAAGTAGGACTGGGATAGTGTACAAGGTGGTCGTGGGTGGTCGTGGGTCTGGTACGGTGGTGCCTATGGTTGTTGCTGTGAGGAGGCTGAGTGAAGATGATGCCACGTGGAAGCTGAAGGAATTTGAGTCCGAGGTTGAAGCAATTGGGAGGGTCCATCATCCTAATATTGCAAGGCTGAGAGCTTATTACTATGCGCATGATGAGAAGTTGTTGGTCTCTGATTTTATCCGCAATGGAAGTTTATACTCTGCCCTGCATG GAGGACCTTCTAATACTTTGCCTGTGCTATCATGGGCGGCTAGGTTGAAAATTGCTCAAGGAACGGCTAGGGGTTTAATGTACATACATGAGCACAGTCCTCGGAAGCATGTCCATGGCAACTTAAAATCCACAAAAATTCTGCTGGACGATGAACTCCAGCCTTACATCTCCAGTTTTGGGCTTGCTCGTCTTGTATCGAGTGGCTCAAAATTCACTACTTCAGCATCAAAAAAGCTGTATTTGAACCAAACCATTTCCTCTGCAACGGGCTTGAAAATTTCAGCTCCCTATAACGTTTACTTGGCACCAGAAGCTCGAGTCTCTGGCCGCAAGTTCACTCAGAAATGTGATGTGTACTCTTTTGGAATTGTACTGATGGAGCTTTTAACTGGTCGGTTACCAGATGCAAGACCAGAAAATGATGGTAAGGGACTAGATAGCCTTGTGAGGAACATGTTTCGAGAGGAGCGCCCCTTGTCTGAGATTATAGACCCTGCACTATTAAGTGAGGTTCACGCAGAGAGACATGTTGTTGCAGTGTTTCATATCGCACTCAATTGCACTGAACTGGATCCTGAATTGCGTCCTAGGATGAGAACTGTGTCTGAGAATCTTGACTGCATCAAATTGCATTGA
- the LOC18099857 gene encoding OVARIAN TUMOR DOMAIN-containing deubiquitinating enzyme 4 isoform X2: MIVCSAINTCVKNVVHLSGRVQQMGSTILNVVSRGQSTSRCFSLYPSRSRSNYSRLSVSKTFSCPSISFHTLHRNCFGSDSIKQRYNLVSLTVKGVVNSGGPLKRQFNISLPSQNMALRFSVSKRGLLAKIKATRKNKEEDICNSSDIKFSHGKEVYTDYSIIGVPGDGRCLFRSVAHGACLRFGKRAPSESLQRELADDLRSKVADEFIKRREDTEWFIEGNFDSYVSQMRKPHVWGGEPELLMASHVLKMPITVYMHDKNARGLISIAEYGQEYGVENPIRVIYNGFGHYDALQFSWNQRR; this comes from the exons ATGATTGTTTGCTCTGCTATCAATACATGTGTGAAGAATGTTGTCCACCTGAGTGGCCGTGTTCAACAAATGGGCAGCACTATTTTGAATGTGGTGTCTAGGGGACAATCCACTTCCCGCTGTTTTTCTTTGTACCCTAGTCGTTCCAGATCAAATTATTCTCGTTTGTCTGTCTCAAAGACATTCTCTTGTCCATCAATTAGCTTTCACACGTTGCATAGAAACTGTTTTGGATCCGACTCAATCAAGCAAAGGTATAATTTGGTATCATTAACTGTAAAAGGTGTAGTTAATTCTGGAGGTCCTCTGAAGAGACAATTCAATATTTCATTGCCAAGCCAAAACATGGCTCTGAGGTTTTCAGTTTCGAAACGAGGACTGCTCGCCAAAATCAAGG CTACTCGGAAGAACAAAGAAGAGGACATTTGCAATTCATCAGATATTAAATTCTCACATGGGAAGGAAGTCTACACTGACTATTCCATTATTG GAGTACCAGGAGATGGTAGATGTCTGTTCCGTTCCGTGGCTCATGGGGCTTGTTTACGGTTTGGGAAACGAGCTCCAAGTGAAAGCCTTCAGAGAGAATTAGCAGATGACTTGCGTTCtaaa GTTGCTGATGAGTTTATCAAGAGAAGGGAAGATACAGAATG GTTTATAGAAGGCAATTTTGACTCCTATGTGTCACAAATGAGGAAGCCACATGTGTGGGGTGGTGAGCCTGAGTTGTTAATGGCTTCACATGTTCTCAA GATGCCAATCACTGTGTACATGCACGACAAGAATGCGAGGGGCTTGATATCCATTGCAGAGTATGGTCAGGAGTATGGGGTGGAAAATCCAATTAGAGTTATATATAATGGATTTGGTCATTATGATGCCTTGCAATTTTCCTGGAACCAGAGGCGGTAA
- the LOC18099857 gene encoding OVARIAN TUMOR DOMAIN-containing deubiquitinating enzyme 4 isoform X3, which translates to MALRFSVSKRGLLAKIKATRKNKEEDICNSSDIKFSHGKEVYTDYSIIGVPGDGRCLFRSVAHGACLRFGKRAPSESLQRELADDLRSKVADEFIKRREDTEWFIEGNFDSYVSQMRKPHVWGGEPELLMASHVLKMPITVYMHDKNARGLISIAEYGQEYGVENPIRVIYNGFGHYDALQFSWNQRR; encoded by the exons ATGGCTCTGAGGTTTTCAGTTTCGAAACGAGGACTGCTCGCCAAAATCAAGG CTACTCGGAAGAACAAAGAAGAGGACATTTGCAATTCATCAGATATTAAATTCTCACATGGGAAGGAAGTCTACACTGACTATTCCATTATTG GAGTACCAGGAGATGGTAGATGTCTGTTCCGTTCCGTGGCTCATGGGGCTTGTTTACGGTTTGGGAAACGAGCTCCAAGTGAAAGCCTTCAGAGAGAATTAGCAGATGACTTGCGTTCtaaa GTTGCTGATGAGTTTATCAAGAGAAGGGAAGATACAGAATG GTTTATAGAAGGCAATTTTGACTCCTATGTGTCACAAATGAGGAAGCCACATGTGTGGGGTGGTGAGCCTGAGTTGTTAATGGCTTCACATGTTCTCAA GATGCCAATCACTGTGTACATGCACGACAAGAATGCGAGGGGCTTGATATCCATTGCAGAGTATGGTCAGGAGTATGGGGTGGAAAATCCAATTAGAGTTATATATAATGGATTTGGTCATTATGATGCCTTGCAATTTTCCTGGAACCAGAGGCGGTAA